From the genome of Oryza glaberrima chromosome 1, OglaRS2, whole genome shotgun sequence:
cacggcgggcggcggaggcgggcgtGGAGGTGGGCgatgagggcggcggcgagcgccgtgGTGTGGACGGCGGTGGTGCAGCTGGCGTCGATCACCGGGCTGTGGAGGCCGCGGGTGCTCGccgactgcggcggcgggggcggcgccgccacggggctcgccgcgctcgccggcgaggaccGCGTCGCGGCGAggctgtcgccgccggcgctcgtGCCCAGGAGTGagtgcccctcctcctcctcttcgtgcTCCTCTCTGCTTCTCCTCCCCTCGCGCTCCTAGCAAGTAGGAGTAGTACTCGAGCTTGCGCGATCTGTGTGGGAGAGGGGAGCTCGTGGCTTCTCTGATTCGGGCGGTTGGGGCGAGTCAAATGCGGTTGCTTGGTGGTCAAAGGAGGCGCGTTTCGTGCTGGTTCGGTTCGATCTCGGGCTCGAATTGGCGGTTTTTCCAGGTTTTGTGCCATTTTGGGGATCTCGGGGGGTTGAATTGGGCGAGAACTTTCTAAATTTGCGATGATTTGTTGGGATATATCATGGATTATTTAGCGGAGGTCATCCTTTGGTAGCTCGAATGAGATTCTTCTCAGAACCTCGACCCAAATGTGGGTTCATATCTTCAACCTCTGTTGCTCGTATGCTATAATTAGTAGttgtttatttaatttaatttacttATAGAAAACTCCCATATAGCCCAGCGCTTTGGGCATGAAATGGGCTCTGGAATAGGTGATGTGAATTggtaaatgaacttatgtgctTTGAAGTTAAACGggattattatatatttattattagaCGTGTGTGTTCCATGAGAAATGGGAATCATATAGTAATATAGcgcagtaggagcctctcctactGTTTTCtgtcaaataaaaagaaaagaagtggGAATCATAAATTCATGATGTAAGCTGTTCAACAACGATGTGTCAAACAAGCTCCGATTGATGCAAACTTCTACTCCTTTATTATTGCCAAATTGATTTTTTTGCTTGTAGCTTGCTAGCAGCTTCATTGTAGAAACACATAACTAGAAGACAATTCACATATCTTGTTGTCTCAGTCCTTTTGTTGGTACTAGAGCTGATTGGCATCTTGTTGCTTTTTGCAGGAATTTATAAGAGCAATGGCTATTTACTGGTGACTTGCAATGGAGGACTCAATCAAATGCGAGCTGGGGTTTGTACCTTAGCTATTGTAGCTTGAGCTAGCTCATCCACTCATTTTAAATTCGAATATAAATTTCTTATAATGGTGTTTTACAGATATGTGATATGGTGACCATAGCTCGCTATTTGAATCTAACATTAGTGGTGCCTGAACTGGATAAGAGGTCTTTTTGGGCTGACTCAAGGTATAATTTCCCACATAACCTTCATTTCTGTAATATCAACAGCATGCCTGTTTGATGAACAATTTTATCCTAGTTTGCTGTTGTGAACATGAGTTATCATCCCTTGCTATTGTAAACAGCATTCATCTCCATATTTGAGAATGAACTATGATTTTTGCAAGTGAAAATGTAGCCGAACCACAGTAATTTCTGTTGTTGTGTTTCTATTTCAAAagtatcttttaattttttttcagtgaATTTGGAGATATCTTTGACGTCAGTCACTTCATTAATTCGTTAAGAGATGAGCTGATGATTGTTAAGGAACTTCCTATGAAACTCAAGTTAAAAACTAAGAGAAGACTTTACTCAATGCCACCTGTGAGCTGGTCCAACGAGACATACTATCTAAAGCGGGTAATAAAAGTTTGTTTGTTCTGGCTGTGTTTAACAGCACTTAAAAAAACTGTCATCTGACAGATTCCCTATGCAGGTATTACGTCTTGCAAGGAAGCACAAAGTGATCCATTTCAATAAAACAGATGCCCGCCTTGCAAACAACGGTCTTCCTGTCAAGCTCCAAAGGCTGCGTTGCCGTGTCAACTTTGAGGCTTTGAGATTCACCCCACAGATTGAGGCCCTTGGACGAAAACTTATCTCCACCCTTCAAAAAAGTGGGCAATTTGTTGTTCTACACTTACGATATGAAATGGATATGCTTTCCTTTTCGGGCTGCACACACGGTTGTTCTGATGAAGAAACCGAAGAGCTCACTAGAATGAGGTTTGTCTGTAATGATTTGCATTACTAGTTAACGCTGACTTGCTGTACTGATTTGCTACTTTAATAGATATGAACAAATCGTCTTTGAACTGTAGATATGCATATCCATGGtggaaagaaaaggagatagACTCTGAGGTTAAGAGGTTTCAGGGACTTTGTCCCCTTACACCTGAGGAAATTACTCTGGTGCTTAAAGCTCTAGGATTTAAAAAGGATACACTGATTTATATAGCCTCTGGTGAAATCTATGGAGGTGAAAGGCGGTTGGCAGCTTTGAAGGCTGCATATCCTAGATTGGTGAGCAGGTTCTCCCATTTAAGGTGTCCCCTTTAGATTTATCATGGATGCTTGATAGTAGCTCACTTTGATCTTATGTTAGGTACGGAAGGAGAAACTTTTATCTCCTGAGGAATTGCAGCCATTCCAGAACCACTCAACCCAGATGGCAGCACTGGACTACATGGTTTCAATAGCAAGCGATGTTTTCATCCCCAGTTATGATGGAAATATGGCAAGGGTTGTTGAAGGCCATCGCAGGTTTGCTTCTCCGGAATCTAATCCAACTAGAGTTCACTCATGGTTTGTTTTTGACATTAGTAAAGAACTGCTTGGGCTCCTGTGCATTCTGAATTCTTACAAATAactacaaaaaagaaaaaaaaatcagtgacTTTAAAACTACTTAGGTCCCCATCGGTTGGTCTAGTCTTATTATAAGCCATAACGGCTTATTAGCgattaaaaaatgatatgtgagtaaaacttttgtatatatgttcttagtgATTGAAAAgccaaagttgaaaaaaaactatgttgaaaaagaatcaaattcaaattcaagttttaaaattcaaattttggctttggcttataagccataGGGCAAACGATGAGGCCCTTAACTCAATGTTCTGTATGCTGAGGAGCCCTTTTTGTTCATCCATTTTAGATACACGGGCTACCGCAAGACCATCCTATTGGACAGGGTGAAACTTGTTGAACTTTTGGATAGTTTCCAAGGAGGTGCAATGTCCTGGAATGAATTCTCTGCTGCTGTGAAGAAGGCACACCAGCATCGCATGGGTCAGCCGACAGAAAGAAAGGTCATCCCTGGCCGGCCCAAGGAAGAGGACTATTTCTATGCTAATCCCCAAGAATGCCTTGGTTCAAGGGAGGGATTAAGAGATATTTTGTGATAGTGCTTTCTGAAAGTTGCAGCCCAACCGATGAATATTGGTTCCTGCAGCGTCTGCCATAGTCGACGCGAGCACTTTTTGTACAGCTGACCAGAGTTCTTCCTTCATACCGAGAATTTACTTCAGGTACAGGCTAGTTGACATCTCAAATGTTTATAACTGGATTCCCTCACAGAAATAAAGCTGAAAAGAAGCTCCAAATCAACGGGTTCAGACTTCAAAGAAGAGACGAGCATCCAATCTGCTCATTTCTCCCATCAGTTATACTTATGTAATTCTTGATTAGTTAGTTGGTCAGGTTTTCCATTTCATTCCATTCTTCTGCTTCTTTTGTTTCCATTGTTTAGGGGCAGTGTAACACTCTTGACTCTGATCATACTGATGTAGAAGTTCAGTGTCCTCATAGTGTTCCCCCCACCTTCTCTGAGGAGTTTCCTCAAAGCCTTTTGTATTACTCACCAAAACTattggtaattttttttgggttcatTACAGAAATTTCCTGtaacacattatttttttaagtgagAAATCAAGATATGGCGGATCATTCTGTTTCTTTCCACCAACTGATCCACTTGGAAGCATGGATGGCATGTTCATTATATATTGCTCAACATGTGTATAGAATCAATGTCTATATGTGGTTGTTGCCATCTTCTGTACATTGACCTGCAAATCTGCAACTGCAAGGGAATCAGATGGTTCAGCTCCCTTGCACGCTCAGTTTCAACCTAATGGTTTTTACTTATTGGCAGTTTGGTAGCAGAGAAGTATACTCTATGATAGTATTAGAAGATAGCATCATCTTTGGCAGGTCCAGTAGTATAATGTGACAACGATTCCTCGATGGTTCATTGTCATTGTGCGTGTATAATATTGTGGAATCCAATGTGTGTTTTGTCAGTGCAAGTTTCGCGGATAAATGGATGATGGTAGAATTTTGCCAGTCATTTTCTGCCGGTGTCAAAAAATTCTCTTGAATGTGAAGTGTGGAAGAATGTCTTCTCTGCTAGTCTGTCCTCTCTTCATTAGATATGATTTGCCTTAGGGCAAAAGTCTGTAACTCAATGCTTGTACTATTAAACCTCTTTAATCTTAATGGAAGATACAGGTGGGAATCTCTCCCCTCCGGTGattatttcaaaagaaaaaaaaaatctcttgttGGTTCTAAAACTTAGGGAGAAACAACGGGCGTGATGAATTCGTAAATATAAGGGCGAAAGGATGGTGAGTTTTCGGTTTGGTTTagagaatttgaaaaaaaaaatcagaagggCATCGAATTTGCATTTAATCTCATggtgaaattcaaaatttttgctGGAAAAAAAGACAGCTTATATAGGGCCCAACCGGGTTCGAACCGGTGACCTATTGATCTGCAGTCAATTGCTCTACCACTGAGCTATGGACCCATTTTGATATTGAAGATCTTTATAAATACTTACAGGAGCGTATGAACTCCAAAATAACTTCGCAAAGTAGCTGAACCAAAACAAAACATTTCGATGTCTCTCCTCTCTCGACCATGATAAATTCAAATGCAACCAATTACACAATTCGAAATTTAAGAAACACGAATCAAAGATCCTGAACCATTACACCCGAGTACCCGATGGCCGGAAAAGCAGATCGCATTGTATAATTGTATTAGCATACTTGATTATTTTGCACCATTGGCGACGGCAGGAGAAGGCAGCAAGAACTTGAGCAGGATATCGTTGAACATCTTGGGATCCTCCTGGTGCGCCAGGTGCCCCGTGTTCGGTATTATCTTCACCGTCGCCTTCTCCCCAAGCAtccttcaaattcaaattcaaattcaaattcaatttcattCGATTAATTGTTAAGGCAAATAGGAAACTGACGAAATGATCATATGGTAATTAAGATCAAGGCTTACTCTTTCACTTTGTGTGCTTTCTCCACAGGGAAAATCTGGTCGAACTCCCCCCAGATGATCAAAATTTCCTGCAAATTCAGATTACGATCATTACATCTGAATGTTCAGTCAATGCAGTGTGTTATCAGTtggtgttttcttcttctctgaaCTGAAAATTTTACGCACTTGAGGGAGAGGAGAATTAAGCTGCGAGTCTTGTTCCTCGGTGACGATCTCTTTGATCAGCCGgatcttctcctctcttttgtcCGCGAAATATTTCTGCACCACACGCAgtttgcaaatttgcaaatcaAAATTTAACGAAAAAGTTCTCTCGTTTCTTAATTTCGATCTGCATCCAATCTTCTCGGTGATATCATACAGTTGAAACACAATTTCTGCAAATCCGATCGAATTGAAAGAGTCAGGGCATGAATGCAAGATGCTGACGTCACGCTCACGCCATGGAGACGAGTCCTAACCTTTTTCGTGTGTAAATGCAACTATTTATATTTGGCGGGAAAAGTGCGATATGCCGGTGGGTGATATGATTTGCCACCAAATTTGTCGGTAGAAAAGATTTTAATTGGACGATGTTTGTATGATTAGTCAtctactactagtctactagcTTTTGGGACAACTCGCCAACAAATCCAAAAATTCCTAGCTTAGCTAAGAGTCCACTACACTATCATGGCATCCACTGCAGAATACGTAATGAGAACGATTTTAATCATTCGGTGGACGTCTACCCATTCaactaaataattatgaaaaaaattaaaaagaatgaTAAGATAGATACAccacttttaaatttaaattcaacttctataatttataatagaaaataataaatttgtattAAGTTGTAGTTATATacagaaaacaaatataaaccTTCATGCCTGTCAAATGATATatctcatattaatcta
Proteins encoded in this window:
- the LOC127760812 gene encoding rhamnogalacturonan I rhamnosyltransferase 1-like, whose product is MVVAAGHGGRRRRAWRWAMRAAASAVVWTAVVQLASITGLWRPRVLADCGGGGGAATGLAALAGEDRVAARLSPPALVPRRIYKSNGYLLVTCNGGLNQMRAGICDMVTIARYLNLTLVVPELDKRSFWADSSEFGDIFDVSHFINSLRDELMIVKELPMKLKLKTKRRLYSMPPVSWSNETYYLKRVLRLARKHKVIHFNKTDARLANNGLPVKLQRLRCRVNFEALRFTPQIEALGRKLISTLQKSGQFVVLHLRYEMDMLSFSGCTHGCSDEETEELTRMRYAYPWWKEKEIDSEVKRFQGLCPLTPEEITLVLKALGFKKDTLIYIASGEIYGGERRLAALKAAYPRLVRKEKLLSPEELQPFQNHSTQMAALDYMVSIASDVFIPSYDGNMARVVEGHRRYTGYRKTILLDRVKLVELLDSFQGGAMSWNEFSAAVKKAHQHRMGQPTERKVIPGRPKEEDYFYANPQECLGSREGLRDIL